A DNA window from Zingiber officinale cultivar Zhangliang chromosome 3A, Zo_v1.1, whole genome shotgun sequence contains the following coding sequences:
- the LOC122050266 gene encoding protein XRI1-like has product MENYFNDSEMSSSMNDQVKLNSQIDVSDFLTGEPDKKTKVLPNPPKPSTLRIFKGRKSHISSLTKLTTSVAYPFTLVKPLQIQGHVTLKDINQRIHSQPSSRPRNEEVDNPSISYPTSAFSGKPVIGKTKILTEGGKGSITILRTKG; this is encoded by the exons ATGGAGAACTATTTCAATGATAGTGAGAT GTCTTCCAGTATGAACGATCAAGTCAAACTCAATAGCCAAATTGATGTTTCAG ATTTTCTCACTGGAGAACCTGATAAAAAGACTAAGGTCCTGCCGAACCCCCCTAAACCATCTACTCTTAGGATATTCAAAG GCAGAAAATCTCATATCAGCTCTCTGACAAAGTTAACTACCTCTGTTGCTTATCCTTTTACCCTCGTCAAACCATTACAAATTCAAGGACACGTGACTTTGAAGGACATAAATCAACGGATTCATTCTCAACCATCATCAAGACCTAGAAATGAGGAGGTTGATAATCCTTCAATCAGTTATCCAACCTCAGCTTTTTCTGGGAAGCCTGTTATTGGGAAGACTAAGATTCTCACCGAAGGGGGAAAAGGAAGCATTACTATTCTAAGAACCAAAGGCTGA
- the LOC122053612 gene encoding uncharacterized protein LOC122053612 isoform X2 encodes MDFRSNDGGNINSTDMWQWQQEEECCLPTYSQFALPLWDDTMGNQTPLRGFGDFDLDELDFGDEAEKGVEEANEASRVKRRRVLNFFSDDDGATAVNEHLSSEVREDSTSAKICTQNLQSNLTCSGFYFLTSERIFLAADVDFQLF; translated from the exons ATGGATTTCCGTAGCAACGATGGCGGCAATATCAACAGCAC CGATATGTGGCAatggcagcaagaagaagaatgtTGCCTGCCAACATATTCCCAATTTG CTTTACCTCTATGGGATGATACGATGGGAAATCAAACTCCACTTCGAGGATTTGGTGATTTCGACTTAGACGAATTGGATTTTGGAG ATGAGGCCGAGAAGGGCGTGGAGGAAGCAAACGAGGCATCAAGAGTGAAAAGGCGTCGtgttctaaattttttttctgaTGATGATGGTGCCACAGCCGTCAATGAGCATTTGTCCTCTGAA GTTCGGGAGGACTCGACATCGGCAAAAATTTGCACACAAAATTTACAGTCGAATCTTACGTGTTCAGGTTTTTATTTTCTTACCTCGGAAAGAATTTTTCTAGCAGCAGATGTGGATTTCCAGCTATTCTAA
- the LOC122053612 gene encoding uncharacterized protein LOC122053612 isoform X1 gives MDFRSNDGGNINSTSDMWQWQQEEECCLPTYSQFALPLWDDTMGNQTPLRGFGDFDLDELDFGDEAEKGVEEANEASRVKRRRVLNFFSDDDGATAVNEHLSSEVREDSTSAKICTQNLQSNLTCSGFYFLTSERIFLAADVDFQLF, from the exons ATGGATTTCCGTAGCAACGATGGCGGCAATATCAACAGCAC CAGCGATATGTGGCAatggcagcaagaagaagaatgtTGCCTGCCAACATATTCCCAATTTG CTTTACCTCTATGGGATGATACGATGGGAAATCAAACTCCACTTCGAGGATTTGGTGATTTCGACTTAGACGAATTGGATTTTGGAG ATGAGGCCGAGAAGGGCGTGGAGGAAGCAAACGAGGCATCAAGAGTGAAAAGGCGTCGtgttctaaattttttttctgaTGATGATGGTGCCACAGCCGTCAATGAGCATTTGTCCTCTGAA GTTCGGGAGGACTCGACATCGGCAAAAATTTGCACACAAAATTTACAGTCGAATCTTACGTGTTCAGGTTTTTATTTTCTTACCTCGGAAAGAATTTTTCTAGCAGCAGATGTGGATTTCCAGCTATTCTAA